The Persephonella sp. genome includes a region encoding these proteins:
- the rpmD gene encoding 50S ribosomal protein L30, translating to MKIKVKLVRGLAGKRKDQIQAVKSLGLKKINDERILEKNPMVLGNIRKVKHLIQVEEVE from the coding sequence ATGAAAATAAAAGTAAAGCTTGTTAGAGGACTTGCAGGAAAAAGGAAAGATCAGATACAGGCTGTAAAATCTCTGGGTTTAAAAAAGATCAATGATGAAAGAATACTTGAAAAAAACCCCATGGTTCTTGGGAATATCAGAAAGGTAAAACACCTTATTCAAGTGGAGGAAGTAGAGTAA
- the rplO gene encoding 50S ribosomal protein L15: MKLHQLKPAEGATKTHKRVGRGIGSGHGKTSGRGHKGQKSRRGYGNLPAFFEGGQTPFIMRIPKRGFKNPNKKEYEIVNLKTLEERFEANEEVTPEILKSKRIIHCTEAVKILGDGDLTKPLKVKAHKFSKSAEEKIKAAGGSCEVIE; the protein is encoded by the coding sequence ATAAAACTGCACCAATTAAAACCTGCAGAAGGGGCTACAAAAACCCATAAAAGAGTTGGAAGAGGTATAGGCTCTGGTCACGGAAAAACCTCTGGCAGAGGGCATAAAGGTCAAAAATCAAGAAGAGGATACGGAAACCTTCCTGCTTTCTTTGAAGGTGGACAGACCCCGTTCATAATGAGAATACCAAAAAGAGGCTTTAAAAACCCAAACAAAAAAGAGTACGAGATAGTTAATCTTAAAACACTTGAAGAAAGGTTTGAGGCAAACGAAGAGGTTACCCCTGAAATCTTAAAATCAAAAAGAATAATCCACTGCACAGAAGCTGTGAAAATCTTAGGAGATGGAGATCTGACAAAACCTCTCAAGGTAAAGGCTCACAAATTTTCAAAATCTGCTGAGGAAAAGATAAAGGCAGCAGGCGGAAGCTGTGAAGTAATTGAATAA
- the secY gene encoding preprotein translocase subunit SecY, producing the protein MIEKIKNILEIQDLRKRILYTLIMFAVYRLGTHIPVPGVDAETLAHYFNASGGALFNIYNLFSGGALGRLSLFALGIMPYISAAIIMQLLTAVIPTLERYQKEEGEYGRWKISQYTRYLTIAIAAFQSFALATWISNITTETGQHLISVSPVVFIFLTTVIITTGVVFLMWIGERITEFGIGNGISMIILASIVAGVPNAIITTYEQLKVGELSVFQVGIAIAIIIVVVAGIIYIQEAERRIPINYARRNIGAIGETATYIPFKLNPAGVIPIIFAVALLMFPATIAQMFVEQSHIARVIADILSPQSYIYFVIYVALIIFFSYFYTAILVNPVDIADNLRKSGAFIPGVRAGSQTAEYLNFVLTRIIFVGSIFLAAIAVLPMFLIKWLNVPFYFGGTSALIVVVVALDTLHQIEAHLAMKRYEGFLKRS; encoded by the coding sequence TTGATTGAAAAAATAAAAAATATTTTAGAGATACAGGATTTACGTAAAAGGATCCTGTACACCCTGATAATGTTTGCCGTCTACAGACTGGGAACCCACATACCTGTTCCCGGCGTAGATGCAGAAACCCTTGCCCACTACTTCAACGCTTCCGGAGGAGCATTATTTAACATATACAACCTTTTTTCCGGCGGTGCCTTAGGAAGGCTATCCCTGTTCGCTCTGGGGATAATGCCCTACATATCTGCTGCAATCATAATGCAGCTGTTAACAGCTGTTATCCCTACCCTTGAAAGATACCAGAAAGAAGAAGGTGAATACGGCAGATGGAAAATTTCACAATATACCAGATACCTAACAATTGCAATCGCTGCTTTTCAGTCGTTTGCTCTTGCAACATGGATAAGTAATATAACGACAGAAACAGGTCAGCATTTAATATCAGTATCACCTGTTGTATTCATATTTTTAACAACAGTTATAATCACAACCGGTGTTGTTTTCCTCATGTGGATAGGTGAAAGAATAACAGAGTTCGGTATAGGAAACGGTATTTCAATGATAATCCTTGCAAGTATAGTTGCTGGAGTTCCAAATGCAATTATAACCACATATGAACAGCTAAAGGTTGGAGAGCTGTCAGTATTTCAAGTTGGAATAGCTATAGCTATTATTATAGTGGTAGTTGCCGGAATTATTTACATTCAGGAAGCTGAAAGAAGGATTCCGATAAATTATGCAAGAAGAAATATAGGTGCTATAGGAGAGACAGCCACATACATTCCTTTTAAGCTTAATCCTGCAGGTGTTATCCCTATCATATTTGCTGTTGCCCTTTTGATGTTTCCTGCAACGATAGCCCAGATGTTTGTTGAACAAAGTCATATTGCGAGGGTTATAGCAGATATTTTATCCCCACAAAGTTATATTTATTTTGTGATTTATGTTGCATTAATTATATTCTTCTCATATTTTTACACAGCTATACTTGTTAATCCTGTGGATATAGCAGATAACCTGAGAAAAAGTGGAGCATTTATTCCCGGTGTTAGAGCAGGATCGCAGACTGCAGAATACCTTAATTTTGTTCTGACAAGAATAATATTTGTTGGTTCTATCTTTCTTGCTGCCATAGCTGTTCTCCCGATGTTTTTAATAAAATGGCTTAATGTTCCGTTCTACTTTGGGGGAACATCAGCTCTTATCGTTGTTGTTGTTGCACTTGATACCCTCCATCAGATAGAGGCACACCTTGCAATGAAAAGATATGAAGGGTTTTTAAAAAGGAGTTAA
- a CDS encoding adenylate kinase, translated as MAKTYIFLGPPGAGKGTQAQRLVEEKGFVQISTGDILREAVKKGTELGKKAKEYMEAGKLVPDEIIIGIIKEKLKELEGKDIILDGFPRTIPQAEALDRMLPEVGRSLDGVILFDVPDDEVIKRLSGRRVDPKTGKVYHIIYNPPPEGVEVIQRDDDKEEVIKKRLEVYHSQTAPLIEYYKKQNKLQLIDATNPPDEVYKKLLSVIK; from the coding sequence ATGGCGAAAACATACATTTTTTTAGGACCTCCGGGAGCAGGTAAAGGAACTCAGGCCCAGAGGCTTGTTGAAGAAAAAGGCTTTGTCCAGATATCAACAGGAGACATACTCAGAGAAGCAGTAAAAAAGGGAACAGAACTTGGAAAAAAAGCAAAGGAGTATATGGAAGCAGGAAAGCTTGTTCCTGATGAGATCATAATAGGAATAATAAAAGAGAAACTTAAAGAACTTGAGGGCAAAGACATAATACTTGATGGTTTTCCAAGAACGATACCTCAGGCTGAAGCACTTGACAGAATGCTTCCTGAAGTGGGAAGAAGTCTTGATGGGGTGATCCTTTTTGATGTTCCTGATGATGAGGTAATAAAAAGGCTTTCAGGAAGAAGGGTTGATCCAAAAACAGGTAAAGTTTACCACATTATATACAATCCGCCCCCTGAAGGTGTTGAGGTAATTCAGAGAGATGATGACAAAGAGGAAGTGATCAAAAAAAGGCTTGAGGTTTACCATTCGCAGACAGCACCTCTTATTGAATATTACAAAAAACAGAATAAATTACAGCTCATTGATGCAACTAATCCTCCTGATGAGGTTTACAAAAAACTTTTATCTGTGATAAAATAA
- the map gene encoding type I methionyl aminopeptidase — translation MIELKTKEDIEKLRKANKIVAEILQIIKEETKAGMTGIDLDDIARREAEKRNVKPAFLGLYGFPAALCVSINEEIVHGVPKKNKVLKEGDIVSIDFGVVYDGWYGDAAISYVVGSKISDRKKRLLEGVEKALIAGIEQCIPGKSVKDIAAAIEGTLEAYRLAPICDYGGHGIGRKPHEEPHVSNCVANAEDVVLKAGMVLAIEPMATLGRRKNFYRKLKDGWTVVSKEKALAAHFEHSVAITENGPDILSKLD, via the coding sequence ATGATTGAGCTTAAAACAAAGGAAGATATAGAAAAACTTAGAAAAGCGAATAAGATAGTAGCAGAAATACTTCAGATCATAAAAGAAGAAACAAAAGCCGGAATGACGGGAATAGACCTTGATGATATAGCAAGAAGGGAAGCTGAAAAAAGGAATGTTAAACCGGCTTTTTTAGGATTGTATGGTTTTCCGGCAGCTTTGTGTGTTTCTATAAATGAAGAGATTGTGCACGGCGTTCCTAAAAAGAATAAGGTCTTAAAAGAAGGAGATATAGTCAGCATAGATTTTGGAGTTGTTTATGACGGATGGTATGGTGATGCTGCCATATCCTATGTTGTTGGGAGTAAGATAAGCGACAGAAAAAAAAGACTTCTGGAAGGTGTTGAGAAAGCCCTTATCGCCGGGATTGAACAGTGTATCCCCGGGAAAAGTGTGAAAGATATTGCGGCTGCTATAGAAGGCACGTTGGAAGCCTACCGGCTTGCTCCCATATGTGACTATGGAGGGCATGGAATTGGGCGTAAGCCCCATGAGGAGCCACATGTTTCAAACTGTGTGGCAAATGCTGAAGATGTTGTTTTAAAGGCTGGAATGGTTCTTGCTATTGAACCTATGGCTACACTCGGTAGAAGGAAAAACTTCTACCGTAAACTGAAAGATGGCTGGACTGTTGTTTCTAAAGAGAAGGCACTTGCGGCACATTTTGAGCATTCTGTAGCGATAACAGAAAACGGTCCGGACATACTTTCTAAACTTGATTAG
- the infA gene encoding translation initiation factor IF-1 codes for MAKKKKKEQKEKGIVVEGTVEEALPNAMFRVKLDTGHEVLAHVSGKMRMHFIRILPGDRVKVELSPYDLTRGRIIFRM; via the coding sequence ATGGCAAAGAAAAAGAAAAAGGAACAGAAAGAAAAAGGAATAGTGGTAGAGGGAACTGTTGAGGAAGCCCTTCCAAATGCTATGTTCAGGGTGAAGCTTGATACAGGGCATGAGGTTCTTGCCCATGTTTCAGGAAAAATGAGAATGCATTTTATCCGTATTTTGCCTGGTGATAGGGTTAAGGTGGAACTGTCGCCCTATGACCTTACCAGAGGAAGAATAATTTTTAGAATGTGA
- the rpmJ gene encoding 50S ribosomal protein L36 has product MKVRSSVKKRCEKCRIIKRNGRVMVICENPRHKQKQG; this is encoded by the coding sequence ATGAAGGTAAGATCTTCTGTTAAAAAAAGATGTGAAAAGTGCAGGATAATCAAAAGAAACGGTAGAGTTATGGTTATCTGTGAAAATCCAAGACACAAACAAAAACAAGGTTAA
- the rpsM gene encoding 30S ribosomal protein S13, producing MARIAGVDLPDRKRLEIALTYIYGIGKTRAKEILEKTGIDGMKRVGELTPDELNTIRKFIEQNYKVEGDLRREVAVNIKRLMDMGCYRGIRHRLGLPVRGQRTKTNAKTRRRFAGRIKRR from the coding sequence ATGGCTCGTATAGCTGGAGTTGATTTACCAGACAGAAAAAGGCTTGAGATAGCTCTTACCTACATTTATGGAATAGGGAAAACAAGAGCAAAAGAGATACTTGAAAAAACCGGTATAGATGGAATGAAAAGGGTTGGGGAACTTACTCCTGACGAACTGAACACAATAAGAAAGTTTATAGAACAGAACTACAAGGTTGAGGGAGACCTTAGAAGAGAGGTTGCTGTTAACATAAAAAGGCTAATGGATATGGGTTGCTATAGAGGAATAAGACACAGACTTGGTCTTCCTGTAAGAGGTCAGAGAACCAAAACCAATGCGAAAACAAGAAGAAGATTTGCAGGAAGAATTAAAAGAAGGTAA
- the rpsK gene encoding 30S ribosomal protein S11 produces the protein MAKKRRKSTKKVKRTVPYGIAHIQATFNNTIVTITDKEGNVLTWASGGTEGFKGTRKSTPYAAQKAAEKAAKRAIDEFGMKDIEVWVKGPGAGRESAIRTLAAAGLNIKVIKDVTPIPHNGCRPPSKRRV, from the coding sequence ATGGCTAAAAAGAGAAGAAAAAGCACGAAAAAAGTAAAAAGAACAGTCCCTTATGGGATAGCACATATACAGGCAACATTCAACAATACAATCGTTACAATAACAGACAAAGAAGGAAATGTTCTCACATGGGCTTCAGGTGGAACAGAAGGATTTAAAGGAACAAGAAAATCCACACCGTACGCTGCCCAGAAGGCGGCTGAAAAAGCTGCAAAAAGAGCTATAGATGAGTTTGGTATGAAAGACATTGAGGTCTGGGTAAAAGGCCCCGGAGCAGGAAGGGAGTCAGCAATAAGAACACTTGCTGCGGCAGGACTTAACATAAAAGTTATAAAAGATGTAACACCAATACCTCACAACGGTTGTCGTCCACCAAGCAAAAGGAGGGTGTAA
- the rpsD gene encoding 30S ribosomal protein S4, with translation MGRYLGPLTKVSRRLGVFVGGNLKAFQNRNFPPGQHGRVQGRKVKLSDYAVRLQEKQKLRYLYGGLREKQFKKYFDEAARTAGIKGGNTGQIFLQLLERRLDNVVYRLGFAKTRRQARQLVRHGHFLVNGRKVDIPSYRVDPGDIIEVREKSRKSPLFKENLENIDPRAIPNWLELDKDNFRGKVLEIPQEIELEIPVNVQLIIEYYSM, from the coding sequence ATGGGTAGATATTTAGGACCTTTAACAAAAGTTAGCAGAAGGCTTGGAGTTTTTGTCGGAGGAAATTTAAAAGCCTTTCAAAATAGAAACTTTCCCCCAGGACAGCATGGCAGAGTTCAGGGAAGAAAGGTAAAACTCTCAGATTATGCAGTTCGTCTACAGGAAAAACAGAAGCTCAGATACCTTTATGGAGGTCTGAGGGAAAAGCAGTTCAAAAAATACTTTGATGAGGCTGCAAGAACAGCAGGTATAAAAGGAGGCAACACCGGTCAGATATTCCTACAGCTCTTGGAAAGAAGGCTTGACAATGTTGTTTATAGACTTGGCTTTGCAAAGACAAGAAGACAGGCAAGACAGCTTGTCAGACACGGACATTTCCTGGTAAACGGCAGAAAAGTGGATATCCCTTCTTACAGAGTTGATCCTGGAGATATTATAGAGGTCAGAGAAAAAAGCAGAAAGTCTCCCCTTTTCAAAGAAAACCTTGAGAATATAGATCCAAGGGCTATACCAAACTGGCTTGAGCTTGACAAGGATAACTTCAGAGGAAAGGTTCTTGAGATACCTCAAGAAATTGAGCTTGAAATACCTGTTAATGTTCAGCTGATAATTGAGTACTACTCAATGTAA
- a CDS encoding DNA-directed RNA polymerase subunit alpha, with translation MPFLEFIKPNKIYWDESTKTNTYGKLFVEPLERGYGITLGNALRRVLLSSLESGAITAVKIQGVSHEFTTIDGVIEDVSEIILNLKQIKFRMEEGQESDIAILEFKGPGEIKAKDIKVSAGIEIVDPEVHIATVEDDVEVRMELKVEKGRGYVMVEEMEQPTEIGWIPIDTAFSPVKKCTFKVEPTRVGDKTNYDKLILEFYTDGSVTPEEALKKATNILIEHFQLLLNPTTRKIEVVKKAEPESIAEKIEADKLSLAIEELEISSRATNTLKKLGINTIGDLVKMTEEDLKEAKSIGRKALKEIKEALAELGLELAPSPTKKE, from the coding sequence ATGCCTTTTTTAGAGTTTATTAAACCAAATAAGATTTACTGGGATGAATCAACAAAAACAAATACCTACGGAAAACTTTTTGTTGAACCTTTAGAAAGGGGATATGGGATAACTCTCGGCAATGCACTTAGAAGGGTTCTTTTATCATCTCTGGAAAGCGGTGCTATAACAGCTGTTAAAATTCAGGGAGTATCCCACGAATTTACAACAATAGACGGTGTTATAGAAGATGTATCAGAGATCATTCTGAACTTAAAACAGATAAAATTCAGAATGGAAGAAGGGCAGGAAAGCGATATAGCTATTTTAGAGTTTAAAGGACCAGGGGAGATAAAGGCTAAAGATATTAAGGTGTCTGCAGGTATTGAGATTGTTGACCCTGAGGTTCATATAGCCACAGTTGAAGATGATGTTGAGGTTAGAATGGAGCTGAAGGTGGAAAAAGGTCGTGGCTATGTGATGGTTGAGGAGATGGAACAGCCAACAGAGATAGGCTGGATACCAATTGACACAGCTTTTTCTCCTGTAAAAAAATGTACATTCAAGGTTGAGCCAACAAGGGTAGGTGATAAAACAAATTACGACAAACTAATACTTGAGTTCTATACAGATGGATCTGTAACACCGGAAGAAGCATTAAAGAAAGCCACAAACATTCTTATAGAGCATTTCCAGCTTCTTTTAAATCCAACAACAAGAAAGATAGAGGTTGTTAAGAAAGCTGAACCTGAAAGTATCGCTGAAAAGATAGAGGCAGATAAGCTATCCCTTGCTATTGAGGAGCTTGAGATATCCTCAAGGGCAACAAACACTCTTAAAAAGCTTGGCATTAACACTATAGGCGATCTTGTTAAAATGACAGAAGAGGATCTTAAAGAGGCAAAAAGCATAGGAAGAAAAGCATTAAAAGAGATAAAAGAAGCCCTTGCAGAGCTTGGACTTGAGCTTGCACCATCACCAACAAAAAAAGAGTAA
- the rplQ gene encoding 50S ribosomal protein L17 has product MRHRVKTKSFHRPKGHREALFVNLAISLIENGRIETTLPKAKALRPFIEKLVTIAKKETIHARRLLNARLRNNTKAATKLFKDIAPLFKERNGGYTRIYKLDKRRRGDDAQMAIIEFVEYPEKEE; this is encoded by the coding sequence ATGAGACACAGAGTTAAAACAAAAAGCTTCCACAGACCTAAGGGTCACAGAGAGGCTCTTTTTGTAAATCTGGCGATTTCCCTTATAGAAAACGGAAGAATAGAGACGACACTCCCGAAAGCTAAGGCACTCAGACCATTTATAGAAAAACTTGTAACCATCGCAAAAAAGGAAACCATTCACGCAAGAAGGCTTCTTAATGCAAGACTGAGAAATAATACAAAAGCAGCAACAAAACTGTTCAAAGATATAGCTCCCCTTTTCAAAGAGAGAAATGGTGGATACACAAGAATCTACAAACTTGACAAAAGAAGAAGGGGAGATGATGCCCAGATGGCTATAATTGAGTTTGTAGAATATCCTGAAAAAGAAGAGTGA
- a CDS encoding YggT family protein has translation MFILSNFIEAVARILDIALTVYFWIVVISALLSWVNPDPHNPIVRFLRNATEPVYRKIRKYVPTYFGGIDIAPLIVLFVIMFLQYFLVPSLHELAVKIKYAG, from the coding sequence ATGTTTATCCTATCAAATTTTATAGAGGCGGTGGCCAGAATACTGGACATCGCCCTTACTGTATATTTCTGGATAGTGGTTATATCAGCACTTCTCTCGTGGGTTAATCCTGATCCTCACAATCCTATTGTTAGGTTTCTTAGAAATGCTACAGAGCCTGTTTATAGAAAAATAAGAAAATATGTTCCAACATATTTTGGTGGAATTGATATTGCCCCTCTAATAGTCTTATTTGTAATAATGTTTCTTCAGTATTTTCTGGTACCTTCACTCCACGAGCTTGCTGTTAAAATAAAATATGCAGGCTGA
- the truD gene encoding tRNA pseudouridine(13) synthase TruD, with product MDLGRYIKKKPSDFIVEEVLPFKPLNKGSYKLFRLKKSNLSTIQVIRFLSKLLGIEPSQIGFAGLKDKFAVTTQFITIPQDIPVPDRVCYQIYGGKWIKKEKIDLQKEYGFCAELIGFTEKPLELGENRGNRFLIKIHDLTKERRKRFYSNLQIVKNYGSANYFGEQRFGSVKGRNDFIFLYLLKGETKKALKHYFSIKGSVKNWGKWEKLYRDFRGKLEQYERDLILGLKRGLSPEKAIRILPKNIRLMFNFAFQSYLWNECLRRYIEKKYPFKRINFINRWKLSFYTEVYDLEYLKNLKIPYTGREYSPEDELLVDIIEKTLKESGIKETDFGKEVAGVRVLTDGLRNAVFFPEDFKVVEKTKSSITVSFFLPTGSYATVLLRNLIF from the coding sequence ATGGATCTTGGTAGATACATAAAGAAAAAACCTTCAGATTTTATTGTTGAGGAAGTCCTCCCTTTTAAGCCTTTGAATAAAGGGTCTTATAAACTTTTCAGGCTGAAAAAAAGTAATCTTTCAACAATTCAGGTTATAAGATTTTTATCAAAATTACTTGGTATTGAACCTTCACAGATAGGATTTGCAGGTTTAAAGGATAAGTTTGCTGTTACGACCCAGTTTATTACTATTCCTCAGGACATACCTGTTCCTGATCGTGTATGTTATCAAATCTACGGTGGAAAATGGATAAAAAAGGAAAAGATTGATCTTCAAAAGGAATATGGATTTTGTGCTGAGCTTATAGGTTTTACCGAAAAGCCTCTTGAACTTGGAGAAAACAGGGGAAACAGATTTTTGATAAAGATTCACGATCTAACAAAAGAAAGAAGAAAAAGATTTTACTCAAACCTTCAGATAGTAAAAAATTACGGATCTGCGAATTACTTTGGTGAGCAGAGGTTTGGCAGTGTAAAGGGAAGAAATGATTTTATTTTTTTGTATCTTTTGAAAGGAGAGACGAAAAAAGCTCTCAAGCATTATTTTTCAATAAAGGGAAGTGTAAAAAACTGGGGGAAGTGGGAAAAGTTATACAGGGACTTTAGAGGGAAGCTTGAGCAATATGAAAGGGATCTTATACTTGGACTGAAAAGAGGACTTTCTCCTGAAAAAGCCATAAGAATACTACCAAAAAACATAAGACTGATGTTTAATTTTGCTTTCCAGTCTTACCTGTGGAATGAGTGCCTGAGAAGGTATATAGAAAAAAAGTATCCTTTTAAAAGGATTAATTTCATAAACCGGTGGAAGCTCAGTTTTTATACAGAGGTTTACGATCTTGAATACCTTAAAAACCTTAAAATTCCTTACACAGGTAGAGAGTATTCCCCTGAAGATGAACTGCTCGTAGATATAATAGAAAAAACATTAAAAGAGTCTGGTATAAAAGAAACGGATTTTGGAAAAGAGGTTGCCGGAGTAAGGGTTCTGACAGACGGGCTGAGAAATGCGGTTTTTTTCCCTGAGGATTTCAAAGTGGTAGAGAAAACCAAAAGCTCAATTACTGTAAGCTTTTTTCTTCCAACAGGATCGTATGCTACGGTTTTACTGAGAAATCTTATCTTTTAA
- a CDS encoding cytochrome c3 family protein, protein MFRYIYAVFVFLVGVFPSSAQISNTPHNLSKTGTGTIKAFSETEICVFCHIPHNEREGAPLWNRKMPTTIYTLYNSEFISRIGYPDPVQPSEIEGQPGIVSRQCLSCHDGTVAIGAVYIVRGTELGNSIIQMQNVNPDGTMPSNSVGYIGTDLSVHHPVAVEYNPNIQKNFSQGAKTSELKRPFPDPPIKLYTYGGKQYVECTSCHDPHKENKKFLRVDVGNLAKDFKQTCISCHDKPGWTGSAHDTQTVVYTDPDVIQKYGEGSPVSVADLGCGNCHAPHRAGGTPLLRKFEEMTCFKGASSSTSTAPCHGTGGAKDIQSLLPPNNLYGHPITEASMAGIHSPLDFLYGFGSTETDPASGKTIKFSDSKHAECVDCHNPHSVKPGTHAPQNQWYPSVASPDGNNVSNPLIGIYGIEPVWGGLWTQPSQFQTLASATKEYQICMKCHSRWALGDSPNGDCTSSFVSDQDGTVLTDQSCEFSPNNKSAHPVVMPLNQMTGNYEPKSLSQDQLKPPWNSNPGNQTMYCSDCHGNDSETVNPKGPHGSQAKYMLKGPNKNWPADENGRLYKVGDIFGTSSDGGTTDGLFCVNCHNLENAEVHRFKGSGMMGGGMGGGGMGSRFADFPCVYCHVAVPHGSPVSRLIGYSNFPQPYNYNGNSLKLDGFVKNNFLRKWDAYSNSFTCRCHRMGGGMGGGNYDPNPYP, encoded by the coding sequence GTGTTTAGATATATTTATGCGGTCTTTGTCTTTTTGGTAGGTGTATTTCCCTCTTCTGCCCAGATATCAAACACACCCCACAATCTATCAAAAACCGGGACTGGTACTATAAAAGCCTTTTCTGAAACAGAAATATGTGTTTTCTGTCATATACCCCATAATGAGAGGGAAGGAGCTCCTCTTTGGAATAGAAAAATGCCTACTACTATATACACACTTTATAACAGTGAATTTATCAGCAGGATAGGTTATCCAGATCCTGTGCAACCTTCAGAGATAGAAGGACAACCTGGGATAGTATCAAGACAGTGTCTTTCCTGTCACGACGGGACTGTCGCCATAGGTGCCGTTTATATAGTAAGAGGGACAGAGCTTGGAAACTCTATTATACAGATGCAGAATGTTAATCCTGATGGAACTATGCCTTCAAACTCTGTCGGTTATATAGGAACAGACCTTTCTGTTCATCACCCTGTTGCTGTGGAATATAACCCTAATATCCAGAAAAATTTCAGTCAAGGTGCGAAAACCTCAGAGCTGAAAAGACCATTTCCTGATCCACCTATAAAACTTTATACATATGGTGGTAAGCAGTATGTTGAGTGTACATCATGTCATGATCCCCACAAGGAAAATAAGAAGTTTTTAAGGGTTGATGTTGGAAATCTTGCAAAGGATTTTAAACAGACATGTATATCATGCCATGATAAACCAGGATGGACGGGAAGTGCCCATGATACTCAAACAGTAGTTTACACAGACCCAGATGTTATACAGAAGTACGGTGAAGGATCTCCTGTGTCTGTTGCAGATTTAGGCTGTGGAAATTGTCATGCTCCCCACAGGGCAGGAGGAACCCCGCTACTACGTAAGTTTGAAGAAATGACATGTTTTAAAGGGGCATCTTCTTCCACATCTACGGCTCCCTGCCATGGGACTGGAGGAGCAAAGGATATCCAGAGCCTGCTTCCTCCGAATAACCTTTATGGTCATCCTATTACTGAGGCTTCAATGGCAGGAATACACTCTCCTCTTGATTTTCTGTATGGCTTTGGTTCAACAGAAACAGACCCTGCAAGTGGTAAAACGATAAAATTTTCAGATTCTAAACATGCAGAGTGTGTAGACTGCCACAACCCTCATTCTGTAAAACCCGGCACCCATGCACCCCAAAATCAATGGTATCCGTCTGTAGCCTCGCCTGATGGGAATAATGTCTCTAATCCCCTTATAGGAATATATGGGATTGAACCTGTTTGGGGTGGTCTGTGGACACAGCCTTCCCAGTTCCAGACCCTTGCTTCAGCAACTAAGGAATATCAGATATGTATGAAATGTCATTCAAGATGGGCTCTTGGGGATTCGCCTAATGGAGACTGTACATCTTCTTTTGTTTCTGATCAGGACGGAACAGTTCTAACAGATCAGTCCTGTGAGTTCAGTCCAAATAATAAGTCTGCCCACCCTGTTGTTATGCCCCTTAACCAGATGACAGGAAATTACGAGCCTAAATCCCTTTCGCAGGATCAGCTTAAGCCTCCGTGGAACTCAAATCCTGGAAATCAAACAATGTACTGTTCTGACTGTCATGGAAACGATAGCGAGACTGTTAATCCAAAAGGTCCACACGGATCTCAGGCAAAGTATATGCTCAAAGGTCCAAATAAAAACTGGCCTGCAGACGAGAATGGCAGGCTTTACAAAGTGGGAGACATATTTGGAACGAGCTCAGATGGTGGAACAACAGATGGTCTTTTCTGTGTAAACTGCCACAATCTTGAAAATGCAGAAGTTCACAGGTTTAAAGGTAGTGGAATGATGGGAGGAGGTATGGGTGGAGGTGGAATGGGAAGCAGGTTTGCTGATTTCCCCTGTGTTTACTGTCATGTTGCCGTCCCCCACGGATCTCCTGTTTCAAGGCTTATTGGATACTCTAATTTTCCCCAGCCGTATAACTACAATGGAAACAGCCTCAAGCTTGACGGTTTTGTGAAAAACAACTTTTTAAGAAAGTGGGATGCATATTCTAACTCCTTCACATGCAGGTGTCATAGAATGGGTGGAGGTATGGGAGGAGGTAATTATGATCCTAACCCTTATCCTTAG